ACTCGATAAGCCTTCTTATGAGTTGGGTGTGGTCTGACCCCGAACCCACCCCTAGCTTACAGGCCAGTAGCTACGGCATGTAGCTGTTAGTAATACAAACTACAACTATGACTGACTACAATGTGACTatatcattatttttgtgtAAGATTCATCTTGTTTTTGCACTTTCTAATTATTGACAGTTCTTTTTGGATAAACGCTAATGTCCATCATAGTGACTATTAACCATACTGACagagacaggtacatgtacaaatgtcaagCTGTGAAAATAGTTCTCAGTATCGGTGTTCACTTTATTTGAACTGGTTTGACTTGCTGGATGATCACTACCACCAGTAAGTGGTGTCAGTCGATGGACTAAATTTAATTAGTTGCTCACCAATAAGCAGACACCACGGCTATTATCTTGAGCGACTTAGCAAACAGCGACTCCATCTTATCCTTGCCGTTGCTGTACGAAAGAAAAGATGCTCTCATAACTTGTATGACACGTTTCTTAAGATCACCTAATACTATTCGACAATCCCGCAAatgtcacacgtgagaaaaCTGTAATCCACTTCGGTATTGGTCGAAAAAACACACACGTGTCCAATGAGCTTGATTGTAACATCATTCACATAAATCGTCAGCGTTCAATCGGGACCGTATCCCGATGACAATTGTTACCAGTAGATATTGCACTCTATATTTCTTggatttaaagttttattttttgtcatttacgtATGGCCCCTACAACAGATGGCAAACATTGATTGGTCAAGTTCTCAAATTGTAAACACCGCCAGTTTGTGGTTGTCGTATTACCCAGTGTGGCAACATCCCGCATGGTATGGGATTTCTGTCGCAAAACGTGTGTTGAGTTGACAGCAAAATGCCGGTAAGATCGTAATATCCGTGGAAAACTTTCCCGATAACATTCATATAATTTAAGACACTATCTCAATTAATGCACACCGAGAAATAGCCGGTAAAGAACGGCTGGatacagcgttaaacaacaacaccataataaataataatgatatcgACACATCACCACgtaatgtaaaaggtttcacaagctttacATCCACATGCCGGTATCCTAACAAACCATGCACGCAACCACCAATCCTTCTACTATTGCTACTGTACCTGTGTGCCATATGCTCTGTCGCGATGGAAATTCTATGGAAAATCATTATGGACAAAGAAACCCGCTGCAGTAAGTTGTGCCATATTATGTTAGAAACCTTTAATTATAGGGGTaaaattcaatattttcttaaaGTAGATGCAGTCTTTAGCTACATGATACAAGATGGTCACATTTAAAGTGATTCTGCCAGGCCATGATTAAAAGAAACGTAGTCCTAAAAATCAAACAGTGGCATCGTTTAAAATGGTTTGCAGCCCCCTAGTCACAGATCCATTGAACCTGCATTTTAATATCACTGGTGAGTGTGGCTCAATACTGCTGGTTATGTCagtgcatcgttagatcagTTGAACCACATTTGTATGGCTAATACCTTACAATTCTTCAATTGTGTAATGAACAGACACCTTTTAAACCCGTTGGTTCAAGTTTCCTCTTGACACGTTTTTTTTAcgtaatgagaaaaaaaatagccaCGATGATTTTGTccaaaataaagtaaacacaCAAGAccaaaagtataaatttattccCACGGGAATTCATATCAGCATAACTCTTGTTTTTGTGATATTCCACAAGCACCTCTGAAAATACTGAGACCATTTAGATCTATTTTCACACCTCTTCCTAAACAACTAATGAatataataacaaatatttggctatttgttgtcttttcttttaaacttgcTTTGTATTCAACTTGTCATGGTGGAGTCATGTTGTACTGAGTGTCAGTTCAATATAATGAAGTCTGGAAAATggtgttgagtgagtgagtgcttggggtttaatgtcgtactcaacaatttttcagtcatatgacaacgaggaaaATGCTGTTGTGAAGGACAGATATTAGCTGTACGAACATTTACCAGTAGCTCAGGAATAATAATAAGTATCTTGTCCATATGAACCCCTCTgccctgatgtacatgtgtatttgtttatctTCAGATGTCCAAGTTGATGGAGTGGTTATTGGGAGGAGGCTTGTTTCTTGGAGTGTGGTCAGCCATTGCATTTGAATATGTTCAGCTAAATTTGTCATCCTCATCACATTTTGTTGTTCTTGCAGTAAGTCCAATTCCTTTATATCATCAAACCACAACACAACATGTTACTGCTGTTACCATTGAAATgcaaatgttatatatgtaaaattcgTGAAAGAATTTGTGTGTAACATTCTTGAACTTTCATGATACAGTACAAGGCAGAAAACcaagaaaggaaagaaaataacGTGTTGTGCTCAGGATGCTCTTAGACTTCAGGAAAACAGGCCATTGTCTTTTAACCCTGAATCCATTGCATTCCTTTATTATGCTACCCACAATTCCAAATCTCTTAAAACTGTGATCTATGTGGCCCATGAAGGATTATTTAACTGTTTTGTACGCATCACTGGTTTGGAAGAAATgtaacaaacatgtaaatgtggctGACCCTGGTCTCATAATAAAAAAGTTAGTATGATTACAAAATTTGTTGACGTAAAAGCAACCTACTGATAGTTTTGTTAATGCTACTACAAGTAATGAAATTCATATTTCTAAAATGTTGGGTGAAATCGTGTAATCCATAGGACATCTTGTTcagtaaatttgtaaatatgaatATCTTTTTTCTTTGCAGCTTCCTATATATCTCCTCATTGGTTTTGCTGTAAGTACTTCCCAACATTTGATTCAGAATTGTAGATTCAGCACAAGACTGAGCTTAACTCAAGACCATGCACTAACTACTATACACTTATGGAGAGAATTGAGGCTGACAGGAATTGTCTAATTTTACATGATGAACTCCATTTTAAATATGCCTTATTCACAAAGGAAACCTCTGCTTCTGAGTGGTGAGCATGCTAGCAGAATACATTGATTAGGGAACCTCACAATTGagatcactgtgagtttaagtccagctcatgttgcaCGTGAGAACattcccagcaacctgcagaatGTCTTGGGTTGCTTCAGGGCTCTACCagatttcctccaccataatatGGTCAaggttgcataagtgaaatgttcttgaatatggcaaAATTGCCAGTcaagtgaaaaaagaaataaatcttgttCATAAATGTTAATATGAATCTTTTTCTCTTAGAAGTTACCTACAAAATTTTTGATCAAAAGCTCAGTTATCAGAGTAAAAACATGTTTATGTGCAtagtttgtatattatatttggCTAAGAATAAAATGCACAAATCAACACAGTTTATACAAAGTCTTTGCCCAAAATGCAATGGCTTTTCCCCCCATTTGGTTTTGGATAGGCAGGACATTAAAGCGGCCCTTGTTCATTCATGTGACAATGATAGCCACTTCACTAAAACTGGCCACCAAGaatgacaacattttaaaagcaaagaaagttAAGAGATGGACAGTTTCTATTCAACAGACAATTGTAAACTTGCATATGAAAAGTacttaatgaattttcactaAGCAAATTTCCAGCCTTAATAAATGGAGAAGCctgttgaaaacaatttttgcaaacactgaaaacattgcagttcacctttaatgtaatacatatacagtgtatgcttatacatgtaccatgtgaaAATGATCATTTCCATGTGACTTCTACTTATTCTGACTCACAGTAGGGTCTTCCCAGTTTTCATCATTCTTGTCACtggaaaatgatattattacaCCACTGTAAATGTAGATTTCTTTATGCTGGTTTAAATTCCTTTTTTTCCTGCTCCATTCCAGTGTTATTCACTTGCTGTGATAGGCTACAGGGTTGCCACTTTTAACGATTGTGCTGATGCTGCATCTGAGCTTcaaaaggtaaataaaagtaaacaacACAAGCAGGGTAATGGGTTCATTGTTGTTCATGTCTGGCCTCGCTGCTCCAGTTGACTTGAGTTTAACGAGTGGGGTGCCTGCTATTAAAAATTGTAAGTGTTACCTGTGCACAtctataaaaaatattttattcttcagaAATACTTGTCTTTTGATGCAACTGCCAACACTGCAagattaattttgttttgtcaatTAATTTAACAATGAACATTCTGAAGCTTTACACTAGCCAGTCATGGTTATCCTTGTAGGGAATGACCAACTGACAAGTGTTTTCTCTTCTTGTTTCTCCACAGCATTCACTCCTTGTAAATTTGTATTGTTGTTCTTGCTTTCTATTTCAGCAAATAAATGATGCAAAAGAAGATTTGGCACGAAAGGGATTCAAGTTCTCCTGATGGTGGaccattattaaaaacattgttGTGCACTGTATATTCtcattatgtaaatatttaaataaactaTGAAGTTCATGGAACTTGTCATGTTTTAACTTTATGTATGGAGGAAACCCGAGCGgccaaagtaaaccaccgaccatttCCAGTACATACACCTGTGTTCTAAGATGGGATCCTAGCAACAGCGCCAGTGAGCTCCGAAGTCACAATTTTAAATTGATATGaggattacatttatttttggacCCTGAAAGATAAAATTGTGTACATATTGTTATTTGTAAGACAAATCTATCACAATTTGTGCTAATTTGTGTTAAGGtcacaaattaattttaatcatGTCCACTACCCAGTGTGGGAATATTCGGTGTTCAGTATAGGACAATTGTcagtaattaaattaataaattagtcTGAGAGCATTAAAGCTTGTTTTAGAATTTTCATGTTTCATGATGTACCCATCAAAATAATGACTTTATAAAGTCATTATAAATCAGCATTTTCTGCCTTATGCAGAATTCCTGATGCACAGGTTCCTTCCAATCACAAACCTGAAATACTCTTGAACAGTTTCAAATACTACGTAATCAAATATATATCGGTTAGTGGTACATGGCTTAGTAGTCAAGATGCTTGCCTTTTTTAATTCGTTGACTCACAAGGTgctgtttgaaatgaaaataagtgCCTGATTGAGCTCAAGTGGTTGCTTGTGCTCTCTTCaaatgtcttccaccaatatctattctttatttgatgttttatgaggtactggagaatatttcatatatacgagtgtgtccagcattatggtgggaggaaacagaatAGAAAAGCAGAATTGGacgaactcacagtgaccgcattggtgagatgctcttGAGTGACTGTGCGGCGCTAGCACAATCTGCCACGGAAGCCCCTCAACAAGTTTCAAGCTTCACCTGTATCCACGCTGTGGCATATGACAAAAACCAACAATGCTGCATCCGTTCAGGAGCACTGACCAAGTTACCCAGGGTGCTGGGGCttaccagctggggatttgaaccagcaatcTCTGGGTTACAAGTCCACATTTCTACCACTACACTATAAAATGGTAGATCTAGCAGGGATGTAGATAGCCCCTGTGTATAACAATGTCAAATCATCAACGCACCAGAATCATGATCTGGATAAAATGAATGTAACTACTGTTAAGGTAAACAGCAAAGACATGAATTCAGATTTAACTTCTTTACTTCtgagcacaaatacatgtataaatatgaagCACAATCTCTCACACACTCATATAACTAAACTGTAACTCTAAAAACATTACAGCACTCCTCCATGTCCACAAGAAATACAGGAGGACATTGCAAGAAcctacacaaaaatatttacattaatacTAAAGAAAGTTGCACACTGTCAGGTTTTCTTCTGTTTCCTCTTCATTTCTTCTGCAACTAGATCATTCAAGTCCTGAAATAACACATGGTTATCGGTTCATCACACTACCccacaaaacacatgtaaccTAGAAACTAGCATACATAGTAAACTACAAATGAGATGATTCCCCTCCTTGgacaaacattcttttaatATGGATTCACATATCTTGTTGGACTGTCATTTACAGTGCACTTATTGAACTGATGGTTTAAACTGTATTGAGGAATTTTTCACTATATCACAAAGAAGGAATACCACCAGGATCCTGACAGGACTCCAGACTTAAACCAGAAGCTGCTGTCGCACCAACCAGAGCCAAAGTTTATCTCACGACATCATTGGTTAACTGCTAATGAACAGCCATAGGAGCAACCCTTCATCCAAAGAGAAGAAGTTGGACAAGTGACCGATTCATTACATGGTTACACTTTAcacctgttttattttctacacCAAGATGTTTGAATGAAACTAAATCCCTGTAAACCCTGTCTTGTTGTTCTATGGATTCTATATATTGATGAAGTAATTGTTCATCCATTTGATCAGTCTTTTGGGCAGCACTTGAGTTTACTTGAGTTACACAATATGCTTTAAAGCTGCTGTCACCTGGTGTTTGCCAGATTAATTCAGGACTTTCCGCAGTACCATGGAAAGTTACTGAGGAATATACAGAACACTGACCAGTACTGtcattcttcatttatttatttgattgacattctactttgaatattttcacttacacgacggcagcgaCGGCTGTGCTAaccccttggccacggaggccccctgtcaTTTTTCAACCTtgtcgcatgtttgcaagatgttttattccagattattgttttgactgataaaattatagtttttgcgaagccctgaaaCAGGCCAATCCAACCTATGTAGCTTATTAacacttaaaaatgtgcataaattcatatgcgaaaatgttgaggaattaagtACCAGCTCTGGGACAGGTGAGAATTAAATAGCAAAACATCTAACCAGTGGCTAGCTATTATCAGTCTTCATTTGCAATAACACatgcaaattacatgcacttaCATCCAAAGGTTTGTAGAAATAATGAACAGTTTGAGCTCCTGCAAACATGGACAAAGAGGCAGCCACTACGAATTTAATGTACTTCGGCCATGATATACCTGCAGGCATTCTGGCTTCTCCACTTCTTCTGCTGaaacattgaaaataaatgcatttgatTAGTTTGTAACGTTGCCTAAGTTATATTTTCAGCCATGAAATTAAGCACTTACTTGCACAGGTAAAAACAAGACTTACAGTAATACCTCAttcacagttatatatatttgcattatGCTACTCCAGAAGATACTGGATTATTAATGAAATATACCTTCTGTATCTACTGCTACTTTTCTACTCTGTCAGTTGTTTCAATCGATTCTCAATTTGACGTTTCTTGTACACtttatctgaaaatatataaCCATCAAGAAATGATACATCATGATACAATCCTCTTGTTTCAGGAAAAGAGAGTTAAGATTAAGAGAGAGCTAAGGATATATGATATCGTCCACTTGAAGTTATGGTGAATATCAAGAAATACACTATATATACTAGTAATTTGCTCAGAACATTGCTGCACCCAAATCTGGAACTTACATAGGTCCAAGTCAAAATAGCAGAATTGAAGACAATACAACAATGACATTCAAAACTTAATAAGATATGAATAGTGGTAATAAATTTGAACAGCAGTAATGAATGCATAATGCCCCAATTACTTTCACACAGGAATATATAGTTTTAGTAGGACTACAATTAGGGAGTTGAGAAATATCACATCAACATGTATAGAACAAAGTTGTAGGCTCTCAATTTTACCATCCATTCATACAACCTGGACTTTTGAGATAACATGTGTATATGCCACCTTATGGGAGACAACTGGTCTTTTAGATTTCAATGGAGTGAGCCATGGGAAATGAAACTTCTTACTTGTATGCTGCAGAGAAGGAAAATGTCACCAAATACAATCTTAATACTAGGTCTGAC
Above is a window of Liolophura sinensis isolate JHLJ2023 chromosome 7, CUHK_Ljap_v2, whole genome shotgun sequence DNA encoding:
- the LOC135471744 gene encoding dolichol-phosphate mannosyltransferase subunit 3-like isoform X1; this translates as MPMSKLMEWLLGGGLFLGVWSAIAFEYVQLNLSSSSHFVVLALPIYLLIGFACYSLAVIGYRVATFNDCADAASELQKQINDAKEDLARKGFKFS
- the LOC135471744 gene encoding dolichol-phosphate mannosyltransferase subunit 3-like isoform X2; translation: MSKLMEWLLGGGLFLGVWSAIAFEYVQLNLSSSSHFVVLALPIYLLIGFACYSLAVIGYRVATFNDCADAASELQKQINDAKEDLARKGFKFS